The Haliscomenobacter hydrossis DSM 1100 genome has a window encoding:
- a CDS encoding AraC family transcriptional regulator: MKPILKIVDTQQSEAFQLMKVMDPYFFPSWHFHPELEIMLVQEGAGIRFVGNSMERFQAGDLVLYGSNIPHLYRSDKEYYQKDSPLISKATVIYFKENFLGESFLQVPSMAPIKKLLALSRRGIKFKGNAKAKLQELIPGLEGQKNSIGRIIDLLAILKIMAETKEYDLLLQTDFTKYVSENECERINKVYQFIIDHYTENPTLDEVSDIANMSATAFCRFFKSHTQKTYTQFLNDIKIDNACRLLLDKKMSISQICFETGFNNFTHFNSQFKKIIGITPKQYQATHLNR; the protein is encoded by the coding sequence ATGAAACCAATCCTAAAGATCGTCGATACCCAACAGAGCGAAGCCTTCCAACTGATGAAGGTGATGGATCCCTATTTTTTCCCTTCCTGGCATTTTCATCCCGAATTGGAAATCATGCTGGTCCAGGAAGGAGCCGGAATTCGTTTTGTAGGCAATAGCATGGAACGTTTTCAAGCCGGAGATCTGGTTTTGTACGGAAGCAATATTCCGCACCTTTACCGCAGCGACAAGGAGTATTACCAAAAGGACTCCCCGCTCATTTCAAAAGCCACCGTCATCTATTTCAAAGAGAATTTTTTAGGGGAAAGTTTTTTGCAAGTCCCGTCCATGGCCCCCATCAAAAAACTCCTGGCGCTTTCCCGACGGGGCATCAAATTTAAGGGCAATGCCAAAGCAAAACTCCAGGAACTCATTCCCGGACTGGAAGGCCAAAAGAACAGCATTGGCCGGATCATCGACTTGCTGGCGATTTTGAAAATCATGGCCGAAACCAAAGAGTACGACTTGCTGCTGCAAACGGATTTTACCAAATACGTGAGTGAAAACGAATGTGAACGCATCAATAAAGTATACCAGTTCATCATTGATCATTACACCGAAAACCCAACCCTCGATGAGGTATCCGACATTGCCAACATGAGTGCAACCGCTTTTTGTCGCTTTTTTAAATCACATACCCAGAAGACCTATACCCAGTTTTTGAACGACATTAAAATCGACAATGCCTGCCGCTTGTTGCTGGATAAAAAAATGAGCATCTCTCAAATTTGTTTTGAAACAGGTTTCAATAACTTTACCCACTTCAATAGTCAATTCAAAAAAATCATCGGCATTACGCCCAAGCAGTACCAGGCTACTCATTTGAATCGGTAA
- a CDS encoding AraC family transcriptional regulator, translated as MNRYESPYFETPWHFHEEYELVYCERGFGMKFIGNSFSSYQEGEIALIGKNVPHLFKADDSFYQAGSSVKPSSIVVQFLEGFLGKQFFNAPEMSEMKQVLALSMNGIMVLGETRMKIKHLLYEMLEAGKIGRLKGLIEIFGLLSTSSELQPLSINTISGINVKDSLKMHKVLEYALLHYKNDITIQAAAKLVNLSESAFCRYFKSRTQKSFLSFVIEMRLNESCRLLKETDWSILEICYESGFKNLSNFNRLFRKQFQGSPVDYRKKMDR; from the coding sequence GTGAATCGATACGAGTCCCCGTACTTCGAAACGCCTTGGCATTTTCATGAAGAATACGAACTGGTGTATTGTGAGCGGGGCTTTGGGATGAAATTTATCGGCAACAGTTTTTCCAGCTACCAGGAAGGGGAAATTGCGTTGATTGGCAAAAACGTCCCCCACTTGTTCAAGGCGGATGATTCATTTTACCAAGCTGGCTCAAGTGTCAAACCCAGTTCGATTGTGGTGCAGTTTTTGGAAGGTTTTTTGGGCAAGCAATTTTTTAACGCTCCAGAGATGAGCGAGATGAAACAGGTGCTGGCGCTCTCGATGAATGGCATCATGGTTTTGGGCGAAACGCGCATGAAGATCAAACACCTTCTATACGAGATGCTGGAGGCGGGGAAAATTGGGCGTTTGAAGGGTTTGATCGAAATTTTTGGCCTACTGTCTACTTCCTCCGAATTGCAACCCCTTTCCATCAATACCATCAGCGGCATCAATGTCAAAGACAGCCTAAAAATGCACAAAGTGCTGGAATATGCCCTGCTGCACTACAAAAACGACATCACCATCCAGGCTGCGGCCAAATTGGTCAATCTGTCCGAGTCGGCCTTTTGCCGGTATTTCAAATCGCGCACACAGAAGTCCTTCCTCAGCTTTGTCATCGAAATGCGCCTGAATGAGAGTTGCCGTTTGTTGAAAGAAACCGATTGGTCGATTCTCGAGATTTGTTACGAGTCGGGCTTTAAAAACCTGTCGAATTTCAATCGCTTATTCCGCAAGCAGTTTCAGGGAAGTCCGGTGGACTATCGGAAGAAAATGGATAGATGA
- a CDS encoding SDR family NAD(P)-dependent oxidoreductase, whose translation MLKNKKIVIIGGTTGIGLSAAKAFVHAGAQVVLVGRNPESGQAAQALLGDKAAVMAADATDPATAEKAIDLCLEAFGDFDGLYHVAGGSGRKFGDGPLHELSLEGWNKTFELNLTSLMLSNQAAIRRFRALGKAGTILNMGSVLGFSPSPKYFVTHAYAATKSAVIGFTKSIAAYYAADNIRVNLLAPALVETPMSERASRDETILSFVKTKQPLDGGRNGRPEDLDGAAIYFMSDASKFTTGQTLYVDGGWEVSEGQY comes from the coding sequence ATGCTGAAAAATAAAAAAATTGTCATCATAGGCGGCACCACCGGAATCGGGCTTTCAGCTGCCAAAGCCTTTGTCCATGCAGGAGCGCAGGTGGTTTTGGTGGGCAGAAATCCGGAAAGTGGCCAGGCTGCTCAAGCATTGTTGGGCGATAAAGCCGCCGTGATGGCCGCAGATGCTACCGACCCTGCCACTGCCGAAAAGGCCATTGATTTGTGCCTCGAAGCTTTTGGCGATTTTGATGGTTTGTACCACGTAGCGGGTGGCAGTGGACGCAAGTTTGGCGATGGCCCGCTGCACGAACTCAGTCTGGAAGGCTGGAACAAAACCTTTGAGCTGAACCTTACCAGCCTCATGCTCTCCAATCAGGCCGCCATCCGCAGGTTTCGGGCTTTGGGCAAAGCCGGTACAATCCTGAATATGGGTTCCGTATTGGGTTTTTCACCTTCTCCTAAATACTTCGTCACCCATGCTTACGCGGCGACAAAATCAGCCGTGATTGGATTTACCAAATCCATTGCCGCCTATTACGCTGCCGATAACATTCGGGTCAATCTCCTGGCACCAGCCTTGGTGGAAACGCCCATGTCGGAACGCGCCAGCAGAGATGAGACCATCCTGAGCTTTGTCAAAACCAAACAGCCGCTGGATGGGGGTCGCAACGGCAGGCCCGAAGATTTGGATGGTGCGGCCATTTATTTCATGTCGGATGCTTCCAAATTCACTACGGGCCAAACTTTGTATGTGGATGGTGGTTGGGAGGTGTCTGAGGGGCAGTATTGA
- a CDS encoding sugar isomerase domain-containing protein, which translates to MSYTQTYLQKCQGLLETVAQQEKNIQRVATIFAKSILAGRMVHVFGSGHSRIMVEEMWPRYGSFPGFNPIVELSLTFHNLVVGANGQRQAMFLENIPGLATQILRNFDLSDVDSALIISSSGCNVVPIEMAELFQQKGIKTVGIISKLHSEASTSKRPDGHKLQDFCDIVLDSGAPVGDAMVHIENLDTPVAPGSTVGSCMLINCIKAELANLLTQAGHPPKVLTAGAVIGAERATELFQAAYDEHAHRISRMYKKVGIPSYVSEENQ; encoded by the coding sequence ATGTCTTATACACAAACCTACCTCCAAAAATGCCAGGGCCTACTGGAAACTGTAGCCCAGCAAGAAAAAAACATCCAGCGCGTAGCCACCATTTTTGCCAAGTCCATCCTCGCTGGCCGCATGGTCCACGTGTTTGGCAGCGGCCACAGCCGCATCATGGTGGAGGAAATGTGGCCTCGTTACGGTTCCTTTCCCGGCTTTAATCCCATCGTCGAATTGTCCCTGACTTTTCACAACCTCGTCGTGGGTGCCAATGGGCAACGGCAGGCCATGTTTTTGGAAAATATACCCGGCCTGGCTACTCAAATTTTGCGGAATTTCGACCTGTCTGACGTAGATTCGGCGCTGATCATTTCTTCCTCCGGCTGCAATGTGGTGCCCATCGAAATGGCCGAGTTGTTTCAACAAAAAGGCATCAAAACCGTGGGCATCATTTCCAAACTGCATTCCGAGGCCAGTACCAGCAAACGTCCCGATGGCCACAAACTGCAAGACTTCTGCGACATTGTACTCGATTCGGGCGCACCTGTCGGCGATGCGATGGTACACATTGAAAACCTGGATACCCCCGTGGCACCAGGCTCTACCGTGGGGTCTTGTATGCTCATCAATTGCATCAAAGCCGAGTTGGCCAATTTGCTGACCCAGGCAGGCCACCCGCCCAAAGTATTGACTGCCGGAGCGGTGATTGGTGCCGAACGTGCCACCGAGTTGTTTCAAGCAGCTTACGACGAGCACGCCCATCGCATTTCGAGGATGTACAAAAAAGTGGGGATTCCGAGCTACGTTTCTGAGGAAAACCAATAA
- a CDS encoding FAD-dependent oxidoreductase: MYKNLKTIEGVDILVVGAGSAGCTAALAAASPKYRILLVERYGFLGGSSTQMLDTFYGFFTPSETPKKIVGGWPDVVVNTLDDYGEVFLRPNTYGAGTGVNYNPERLKNVWDTLLLQAGVDFLLHTTLIDVNPLPDGRYECIFWNKSGFWKVIPQRIIDASGDADFCHLAGFDYEIAGEQEPAQSMTTTFRMANVDLDVFEQAGGKKALAQIMAETTHPLPRKEGSAHAMNMPKCISTVAVKVGGLSALNVQDLTKAEVEGRRQAFVFEAFFQQEVPGYRDAKIIGLSTQIGVRETRRVYGEKRLTKEECMAAQIPNDSILLCGAPIEDHREDKNGESETYWQYIPQGGIYGVAYGTIVPKNSHEVWVIGRCFSATHDAHASCRSMAQTMAMGQAAGLAVLQSLDRDSSASELDVSKLRDNLLQLGAILETPNQPAFTGKDQWKLNFA; the protein is encoded by the coding sequence ATGTACAAGAACCTGAAAACCATCGAAGGGGTCGATATTCTGGTGGTCGGCGCAGGCTCGGCAGGTTGTACCGCCGCATTGGCCGCCGCTTCTCCCAAGTATCGTATATTGCTGGTGGAACGTTATGGGTTTTTAGGCGGTTCATCTACCCAAATGCTGGATACTTTTTACGGTTTTTTTACGCCCAGTGAAACGCCCAAAAAGATAGTCGGCGGCTGGCCAGATGTGGTGGTCAACACCCTGGATGATTACGGAGAAGTTTTTCTACGCCCCAATACTTACGGAGCGGGTACCGGTGTAAACTACAACCCCGAACGCCTCAAAAACGTGTGGGATACGCTCCTGCTCCAAGCTGGAGTCGACTTTTTGCTGCATACCACGTTAATCGATGTCAACCCTTTGCCCGACGGGCGTTACGAATGCATCTTTTGGAACAAATCCGGCTTTTGGAAAGTCATCCCTCAACGCATCATCGACGCCTCAGGCGACGCTGATTTTTGCCATCTGGCGGGTTTTGATTATGAAATCGCCGGAGAACAGGAGCCCGCCCAAAGCATGACCACCACCTTCCGCATGGCCAACGTAGACCTGGATGTTTTTGAACAAGCAGGTGGAAAAAAAGCCTTGGCTCAAATCATGGCCGAAACCACCCATCCCCTACCCCGCAAAGAAGGCTCGGCACACGCCATGAACATGCCCAAGTGTATCTCCACCGTAGCGGTAAAAGTAGGCGGACTCAGTGCGCTCAACGTGCAAGACCTGACCAAAGCCGAAGTAGAAGGCCGCCGACAAGCATTTGTATTTGAAGCGTTTTTTCAACAGGAAGTCCCGGGATACCGTGATGCAAAAATCATTGGCTTGTCCACCCAGATTGGGGTGCGTGAAACCCGCCGGGTGTATGGCGAAAAGCGCTTGACGAAGGAAGAATGTATGGCGGCGCAAATTCCAAACGACTCGATTTTGCTGTGTGGTGCCCCCATTGAAGACCATCGTGAAGACAAAAATGGTGAAAGTGAAACATACTGGCAATACATCCCCCAAGGAGGTATTTACGGCGTAGCCTATGGCACCATTGTGCCCAAAAATAGCCATGAGGTGTGGGTCATAGGCAGGTGCTTCTCCGCCACGCACGATGCGCATGCCTCTTGTCGCTCAATGGCACAGACCATGGCCATGGGGCAGGCTGCCGGACTGGCCGTGCTGCAATCGCTCGATCGTGACAGTTCTGCCAGCGAGCTGGATGTATCCAAGTTACGCGACAACTTGCTGCAACTAGGTGCAATATTGGAAACACCCAATCAACCTGCTTTTACGGGAAAAGACCAATGGAAACTCAATTTTGCCTGA
- a CDS encoding phosphotriesterase family protein codes for MPFIRTILGDLPSEKMGITFSHEHVVIEENYVTLDHPGFLLNDVEKISTELWGLKNLGCATMVDTMPVNAGRNPTKSATISRQTGIQLIVPTGIHLEQYYPASHWRYRYTEDQLSDLFIADIELGIDRFDYNGPIVQRTAHRAGLIKLATGDESITAHQEKIFRAVVNAHRATGAPILTHTNAGKHALAQAEYFAKLGANLQHIVLSHVDKNRDLGYQYALMQTGVSVEYDSAFRWKTGAENWTYTLLEKLLPHYPGQITVGMDAAKNSYWRAYGGKPGLDFLLTTFVEELNQRDLGHYFKAIFIENPARIFSFEQQL; via the coding sequence ATGCCATTTATTCGAACCATCTTAGGCGATTTGCCCAGCGAAAAAATGGGCATCACTTTTTCACATGAACACGTGGTGATTGAGGAAAACTATGTCACCCTGGATCACCCAGGGTTTTTATTGAACGATGTGGAAAAAATCAGCACCGAGTTGTGGGGCTTAAAAAACCTGGGTTGCGCTACGATGGTGGATACGATGCCGGTCAATGCGGGAAGAAACCCCACCAAGTCTGCCACAATTTCCCGTCAAACGGGCATCCAACTCATCGTCCCTACGGGCATCCACCTCGAACAATATTACCCGGCCAGTCATTGGCGCTATAGGTATACCGAAGATCAATTGAGCGATTTGTTCATTGCCGACATAGAGCTGGGTATCGATCGTTTTGATTACAATGGGCCCATTGTTCAAAGGACTGCCCATCGCGCCGGATTGATCAAACTGGCTACCGGCGATGAGTCGATCACAGCTCATCAGGAGAAAATTTTTCGAGCTGTGGTCAACGCACATCGGGCTACGGGTGCTCCAATCCTCACCCATACCAACGCTGGCAAACACGCGCTGGCCCAAGCCGAATATTTTGCCAAACTGGGTGCCAATCTCCAGCACATTGTGCTTTCGCACGTGGATAAAAATCGGGATTTGGGTTACCAGTATGCCTTGATGCAAACGGGCGTGAGTGTAGAATACGATAGTGCCTTTCGCTGGAAAACTGGAGCGGAAAACTGGACCTATACTTTGCTGGAAAAATTGTTGCCGCACTATCCCGGGCAAATTACGGTAGGTATGGATGCGGCCAAAAACAGCTATTGGCGAGCGTATGGTGGCAAACCGGGCTTGGATTTTTTACTAACTACTTTTGTCGAGGAACTGAATCAACGGGATTTGGGCCATTACTTTAAAGCAATCTTTATCGAAAATCCAGCACGGATTTTTAGTTTTGAACAACAACTTTAA
- a CDS encoding Gfo/Idh/MocA family protein, protein MANICILGGGFIGRFYAESLCGRRSKDNVTVVFSRSETSVARFAADYSVPHHFTDMEAAVQHPGADLVVIALPNYQHEEAVHLCVKHKKAVLCTKPLGRNAAEALRMMQACEKAGIFAGYLEDLCYTPKFLKSLSSVKSGAIGRILWAKSRETHPGPHSDWFWDLNYAGGGAILDMGCHCVEISRNFIGKDVKPVEVMCWADTQVKPIDAEDHAIGLVKYENGAIGQFEVSWTFRGGMDLRDEVMGTEGTIWLNSWLRTGFEMFTSGAGDGGYVVEKAESSSGWQFPVGDEAHELGYTNMFIDMFDAFEKGHQPSETFYDGYVVNAIIDAAYKSAKTKLWEPVDLPVWRGLTGLSKPSVYQEYDQEHWFIKEEILPNGDKKVIVKKKASGEILEIETLKTK, encoded by the coding sequence ATGGCCAATATATGCATTCTGGGAGGCGGATTCATCGGGCGTTTTTACGCCGAATCCTTATGCGGCAGACGGAGCAAAGACAACGTTACGGTTGTTTTTTCCCGCAGTGAAACCTCTGTGGCGCGGTTTGCTGCGGATTATTCCGTACCCCACCACTTCACCGACATGGAAGCAGCCGTACAACACCCGGGTGCCGATTTGGTCGTCATTGCCTTGCCCAATTATCAACACGAGGAAGCCGTTCATTTGTGCGTAAAACACAAAAAAGCGGTGTTGTGCACCAAACCCCTGGGACGAAACGCCGCCGAAGCCCTGCGCATGATGCAGGCTTGTGAGAAAGCTGGAATCTTTGCGGGCTACCTCGAAGATTTGTGCTATACCCCCAAGTTTTTGAAGTCATTGAGCAGTGTAAAAAGTGGCGCAATTGGTCGGATCCTCTGGGCTAAATCCAGAGAAACGCACCCCGGGCCGCACTCCGACTGGTTTTGGGACCTGAACTACGCTGGCGGAGGTGCCATTTTGGACATGGGTTGTCACTGTGTGGAAATTTCCAGAAACTTCATTGGCAAAGACGTGAAACCCGTCGAAGTCATGTGCTGGGCCGATACCCAAGTCAAACCCATCGACGCCGAAGACCACGCCATTGGTTTGGTAAAATACGAAAACGGTGCCATCGGTCAATTTGAAGTTTCCTGGACCTTTCGCGGCGGCATGGATTTGCGCGATGAGGTTATGGGCACTGAAGGAACCATCTGGCTGAACTCCTGGCTGCGTACGGGTTTTGAAATGTTCACCAGCGGTGCCGGAGATGGTGGCTACGTGGTGGAAAAAGCCGAAAGCTCCAGCGGTTGGCAGTTCCCCGTGGGCGATGAGGCCCACGAATTGGGCTACACCAACATGTTCATCGACATGTTTGATGCTTTTGAAAAAGGCCACCAACCCAGCGAAACTTTCTACGACGGGTATGTGGTCAATGCCATCATTGACGCGGCCTACAAATCGGCCAAAACCAAATTGTGGGAACCCGTAGACTTACCCGTTTGGCGCGGCTTGACCGGCTTGAGCAAACCTTCCGTGTACCAGGAATACGATCAGGAGCACTGGTTCATCAAAGAAGAGATTTTGCCGAATGGGGATAAAAAGGTCATCGTCAAAAAAAAGGCCTCTGGTGAAATTCTGGAAATTGAAACCTTGAAAACCAAATAG
- a CDS encoding GMC oxidoreductase codes for MNSTKKRTYDAIVIGSGISGGWAAKELCEKGLKTLVLERGRDVKHIEDYPTTLMNPWEFEHRGELPLEVQKANPIANRCYIFKEDAAHFVVKDAEHPYIQDKPFDWIRGYQVGGKSLLWARHTQRWSKYDFEGPARDNFAVAWPIGYDDVAPWYSHVEKFAGIAGNRDGLDTLPDGEFLPPFEMSCVETYFKEKLKEKYPQRHVISARMAHLTKPQPIHLQQGRGKCMNRTICQRGCPFGGYFSSNASTLPWAAQTGKMTLRPNSVVHSIIFDEKKQRATGVRVLDAETKEMMEFYARIIFVNAAAFNTNLILLNSTSNRFPNGLGNDNGLMGKYVAFHNYRARVSADFDGFMDRTTDGKRPGSSYMPRFRNVYQQETDFLRGYATVLWAEREQSFSSDGIGVDLKTNITARRLGNWKVGMLMMGETIPKDSNYLALDKQQLDPFGMPKLKISIDYDDNDERMIKDFFEQSEAMFSSAGFRNFKTSDSHQAPGLDIHEMGGVRMGKDPQTSLLNAWNQLHVCKNVFVTDGACMTSTSTQNPSLTYMALAARAADFAVKELKTRKL; via the coding sequence ATGAATAGCACGAAAAAACGTACTTACGATGCCATCGTGATTGGATCGGGCATCAGTGGTGGCTGGGCCGCGAAAGAGCTTTGTGAAAAAGGATTAAAAACCCTGGTTTTGGAGCGAGGTCGGGATGTCAAACACATCGAGGACTATCCTACCACCCTAATGAACCCTTGGGAATTCGAGCACCGGGGGGAATTGCCGCTGGAGGTTCAAAAAGCCAACCCCATTGCCAATCGCTGCTACATTTTTAAGGAAGATGCAGCACATTTTGTGGTCAAAGATGCCGAGCATCCCTACATCCAGGACAAACCTTTTGACTGGATTCGCGGCTATCAAGTTGGCGGCAAATCCTTGCTTTGGGCCCGCCATACCCAACGTTGGAGCAAGTACGATTTTGAAGGCCCGGCTCGGGATAACTTCGCCGTTGCCTGGCCCATTGGGTACGATGATGTAGCGCCTTGGTACAGCCATGTGGAAAAATTTGCTGGCATTGCTGGCAATCGCGATGGGCTGGATACCTTGCCCGATGGCGAGTTTTTGCCTCCCTTTGAAATGAGCTGTGTAGAAACCTATTTCAAAGAAAAGCTCAAAGAAAAATACCCCCAACGCCACGTCATCAGCGCCCGAATGGCCCATTTGACCAAACCTCAGCCCATTCATTTGCAACAAGGCCGGGGTAAATGTATGAACCGCACCATCTGCCAGCGCGGCTGCCCTTTTGGTGGTTATTTCAGCAGCAACGCCTCTACCTTGCCCTGGGCTGCACAAACCGGGAAAATGACCTTGCGCCCCAACTCAGTGGTTCATTCCATCATTTTTGATGAAAAAAAACAACGAGCAACGGGCGTGAGGGTTTTGGATGCTGAAACCAAAGAGATGATGGAGTTTTATGCCCGCATCATTTTTGTCAACGCCGCGGCATTCAACACCAATTTGATCTTACTCAATTCGACCTCTAATCGTTTTCCCAATGGCCTGGGCAACGACAATGGCCTGATGGGCAAATATGTCGCTTTTCACAATTACCGGGCCAGAGTAAGTGCTGATTTCGATGGTTTTATGGATCGTACTACCGATGGCAAACGCCCGGGCAGTAGCTACATGCCCCGATTTCGGAATGTGTACCAGCAAGAAACGGACTTTCTACGCGGTTACGCCACGGTGCTCTGGGCTGAACGGGAGCAATCCTTCAGTTCAGATGGCATTGGTGTTGATTTAAAAACGAACATAACTGCTAGGCGGCTGGGCAATTGGAAAGTAGGCATGTTGATGATGGGGGAAACCATCCCCAAAGACAGCAATTACCTGGCCTTGGATAAGCAACAACTCGATCCTTTTGGCATGCCAAAGCTGAAGATCTCCATTGACTACGACGACAATGATGAAAGGATGATCAAAGATTTTTTTGAGCAAAGTGAAGCCATGTTTTCAAGTGCAGGTTTCCGCAATTTCAAAACCTCGGATTCTCACCAGGCGCCGGGGCTAGACATCCACGAAATGGGCGGAGTCAGAATGGGCAAAGACCCCCAGACCTCTTTGCTCAACGCTTGGAACCAGTTGCACGTCTGCAAAAATGTGTTTGTGACGGATGGGGCTTGTATGACTTCCACCTCTACCCAGAACCCATCATTGACCTATATGGCACTTGCGGCTCGGGCTGCAGATTTTGCCGTAAAGGAATTGAAGACGAGGAAGTTGTGA
- a CDS encoding KilA-N domain-containing protein, which yields MSKKQQLDVEGVQIRLLSIQEDDYISLTDMARSSSERTDLVLQTWMRNRNTIEFLGLWEELHNPNFNPYEFAGIKSQTGLNSFYISAKEWIERVQAVGIVSKTGRYGGTFAHKDIAFEFGTWLSPRFKLFLIKDYQRLKEEENKVKSLDWSVKRLLSKANYRIHTEAVREYLMPPQLMHSKKEGVVFASEADLLNTALFGLTAKVWKQQNPELKGNMRDHATSEQLIVLSNLEALNAKLLEWDCDQALRLQILNKTAIDQMNVLLGLPAVKQLKAGMKLDGELE from the coding sequence ATGAGCAAAAAGCAGCAATTGGATGTAGAAGGCGTACAAATACGCCTCCTATCGATACAGGAGGACGACTACATTTCACTAACGGACATGGCCCGCAGTTCCAGCGAGCGGACCGACCTGGTGTTACAAACGTGGATGCGCAACCGCAACACCATTGAGTTTCTCGGTCTTTGGGAAGAGTTACACAATCCAAATTTTAATCCCTACGAATTTGCAGGGATTAAAAGCCAAACCGGCCTGAACAGTTTTTACATCTCCGCTAAAGAGTGGATTGAGCGCGTGCAAGCGGTAGGGATAGTGTCCAAAACCGGGCGCTATGGCGGAACCTTTGCCCATAAGGACATCGCCTTTGAATTTGGCACCTGGCTGAGTCCCCGGTTCAAACTCTTCCTGATCAAGGATTACCAGCGGCTAAAGGAGGAAGAGAACAAAGTCAAGTCGCTAGATTGGAGCGTCAAACGTTTGCTTTCCAAAGCCAACTACCGGATTCACACCGAAGCTGTGCGGGAATATCTGATGCCCCCACAGCTGATGCACAGCAAAAAGGAAGGCGTCGTCTTTGCCTCGGAGGCAGATTTATTGAATACGGCACTCTTTGGGCTTACCGCGAAAGTATGGAAGCAACAAAACCCGGAATTGAAGGGCAACATGCGTGATCATGCCACTTCTGAACAACTCATTGTGCTGTCCAACCTGGAGGCACTGAATGCCAAATTGCTGGAGTGGGATTGTGACCAAGCCCTACGCTTACAGATTTTGAATAAAACCGCAATCGATCAAATGAATGTATTGCTGGGTCTTCCTGCGGTGAAGCAATTGAAGGCGGGGATGAAGTTGGATGGGGAATTGGAGTAA
- a CDS encoding IS4 family transposase, whose amino-acid sequence MIRSNHDRKLCDGQSNLGPTVDSWTAQGTYQTQVFCSTSKRWRTANLEIRFGAVVVKLKNPLPHKQHLPPIALNVVDIREVPAKQDQEHTIHWRLLTSLDVQSFQDAVQICRYYVLRWIIERFHFILKSGGASVEKLQLALPHRLKNAITTYSIAAMDALQLRYYCDTDPDQTIDQIGIDDLSYKVLYTYAEKRLNLDVHYDPKSPPTVKQFCITLGRIGGFLPSKRQPVPGIIILTRALERLKTLVDAYITFSQ is encoded by the coding sequence TTGATCCGCTCCAACCATGATCGCAAACTGTGCGATGGTCAGAGCAATTTAGGCCCGACCGTTGATAGTTGGACCGCTCAAGGAACCTACCAAACTCAGGTATTTTGTTCGACAAGCAAAAGGTGGCGTACGGCTAATCTGGAAATAAGATTTGGTGCCGTAGTAGTAAAATTGAAAAACCCCTTGCCCCATAAGCAACACCTCCCTCCAATTGCCTTGAATGTGGTAGATATCCGGGAAGTCCCAGCCAAGCAAGATCAGGAACATACTATCCATTGGCGATTGTTGACTTCTTTAGATGTGCAATCCTTCCAGGATGCCGTCCAGATTTGTCGCTACTACGTGTTAAGATGGATCATCGAACGCTTCCATTTTATTTTAAAGAGTGGTGGCGCTTCGGTTGAAAAACTTCAATTAGCTTTACCTCATCGACTCAAAAATGCCATCACTACCTACAGTATTGCCGCTATGGATGCTCTACAACTCCGATACTACTGCGATACCGATCCAGATCAAACCATCGATCAAATCGGCATCGATGACCTCAGCTACAAGGTCCTTTATACCTATGCGGAAAAAAGGCTAAACCTTGACGTCCACTATGACCCCAAAAGCCCCCCAACCGTCAAGCAGTTTTGCATCACCTTGGGCCGAATTGGTGGCTTTTTGCCTTCTAAACGACAGCCCGTACCTGGTATCATCATCTTGACCAGAGCCCTAGAAAGACTCAAAACTCTTGTTGATGCTTACATTACATTCTCTCAATGA